A stretch of DNA from Ranitomeya variabilis isolate aRanVar5 chromosome 1, aRanVar5.hap1, whole genome shotgun sequence:
TACAGACGGGATTACAATAGAGGATGGTTTAACCGCAGAAGATCAAATAGAGAAAGATCCAGATATGACAGTAACATGAAAAGAGGTAGAGGATATATGTTTAACACCTCTCGGAACTATAGAAAGCCACAATGACTGCCGGACCAGGTGGGGGCAGACTTTCAGCCTTCTACCCTGCCTGGTTGAAAATTTCCAATAGCCCGTGAGTCCTCAGTATAATTGCAACTGGTCTAAAGTTCGAGTTCCAAAGGATTCCTCAAGACAAATTTTGTCTAACACccatccattcttcttctgcaggaCAATTGGCACTGGAGTCAGAAGTCCAGGAACTTCAACAAAAAGGAGTGCTGATTTAAAGTGCCCACAGTACAGATAGGTAAGGGGCTTTATTCCCCCCTCTTTCTGGTTAAAAAACCTGACGGTTCCTTCCATACCATCATTAATTTTAAGGGCCTAAATAAATTTCTGCTGGTTtcttccttcaaaatggagtctgtaaagacTGCAATAAAACTTATGtttaacaattgcttcatggttgtcttagattTGAAAGATGCCTATTATCCTGTTCCAATACACGCAGACCACCAACAATTTCTTAAGAGTGGCAGTTTCAATTAATGGTACAATAGAGCACTTCCAATACCGAGCACTTCCTTTGGAGTCGCGGTCGCACCCCGAGTATTTACTAAAAtaatggtagaggttatggcacacctTCATGAACAAGACATTTTAATaattccctacctagatgacttattGATTTTGGGACATTCAGAGTCACATTGCACGGACCAATTGGGGAAGGTGACATCAGCATTGCAGAAATTGGGGTGGATCATTAATCTTTAAAAAATCTCGTTTACAGCCCTCAAAGGTACAGGAGTTTATGGGtcttgtcttaaggtaccgtcacattaagcgacgctgcagcgatatcgacaacgatgccgatcgctgcagcgtcgctgtttcgtcgtgtggtcgctggagagctgtcacagacagctctccagcgaccaacgatgccgaagtccccgggtaaccagggtaaacatcgggttactaagcgcagggccgcgcttagtaacccgatgtttaccctggttaccagtgtaaatgtaaaaaaacaaacactacatacttacattcctgtgtctgctgcgtcccccggcctcagcttccctgcactgtgtaagcgccagccctaacagcagagcggtgacgtcaccgctgtgctctgctttatggccggcaccgaCACATTCAGTGTAGGAAGCTGAGCAGCAGcgcgacgccgggggacgtgacagacatcagagggtgagtatgtagtgttttttttttttacttttacaatggtaaccagggtaaatatcaggttactaagcgcggccctgcgcttagtaacccgatatttaccctggttaccattgtaaaacattgctggcatcgttgcttttgctgtcaatcacaatgatacatgccgatctgacgaccaaacaaagttctgaactttcagcaacgaccagtgatatcacagcaggatccagatcgctgctgcatgtcaaacaacgatatcgctatccaggacgctgcaacgtcacggatcgctatcgttatcgttgaaaagtcgtttagtgtgaaggtacctttagactctagGTGACAGGAATGTCACCTTCCAGATTCAAAAGTGGATAGTATTCAACAGCTGGTAACCAGAGTGATTAATAATCCATCAGTCTCTGTAAGAGGGGCAATGTCACTATTAGGATCACTCACATCATGTATCCCGGCGATTCTCTGGGCTCAATATCACACCAGAACACTACAGTGGGACGTTTTACGTAATACCCGTCACCTGAGAGGCTATCTTGACCGTAAATTTTCACTATCCACTAAATCTATACAATCTTTACATTGGTGGACACACATACCAAATTTACGTAGAGGTGTTCCCTGGATAAATAATGTATCTCGAATAATAACTACAGATTCTAACCACAGGGGATGGGGGGCACACATGGAGAGTAGTTGGGTCCAGGGACTGTGGTCTTAATCCGAACAGAATTCATCATCCAACCTAAAAGAATTATTAGCGGTAGAACGCGCTTTAAGTAGTttccttatacccctacagggtcgacaCGTCAGGCTTTTTTCAGACAACCAGGTTAACCGTAGCCtatattaaccatcaaggaggtactcggTCTGGTTCGTTAATGGAGGTCgcggatcgtatttttcagatggccgaaaatCATCTACTATCTcttacggctcttcacataaaaGGAAAGCTCAATGTCATGGCCGACTACCTAAGCCGGAACAAACTCGGACAGGGAGATTGGACCCTAAATCAGACCATCTTCAACCAGATCGTACAATTATGAGGGTGCCCATAGAACTTTTCCCCAACGGAGAAAACAGAAAGCTACATCGATTCTGCTCCTTAAACCCCAGAGGGAACCCATATGCGGTGGACGCTCTCCTAATCTCGTGGCACTTCAGTCtcgcttatgcctttccccctctaaactGAATTCTGATATTTCTGAGGAAGATACGAGAAGACCGGGCCAGGGTAATCAtggtagccccgttctggcccagaagatcatggtttccttggctgaggaagatgtccattTCCCAGCCTTGGATTCTCCCAGAAATACCAGATCTCTCCCAGggcccaattctccatccacgagtggccaATTTACATCTAgctgcgtggaatttgagaggtcattaCTAAGGGGGAAAGGGTTTTCTCGAGACCTTGTAAATACATTACTAAAGAGTAGGAAGGTTTCTACAACAAACATTTGTTAgaatttggaaaaaattcttagCAGTCTCGGGGGCACATATTGACCAGAAAGTCTGTATTAACAAAATGTTGGAATTCTTACAGAAAGGATTAGAAATGGGTTTAGCCACAAGCACTCTCAGGGCTCAAGTGTCGGCTCTGGGGGCACTATACAATAGTAATTTGGCCAGCAATCACTGGATAGCTAGGTTCTCCAAGGCAGCAACTAGGTCCAAGCCAGTTATTAAGCAAAAATtagttccatgggacctaaattttGTGCTCTCAGCTCTAACGCAAGCTCCATTTGAACCTATTCATACTGGCCCAATTAAAATCCTATCTTTAAAAACTGCCCTTTTAGTCGCGCTCACATCTGCAAGGAGGGTTAGCGACCTACAAGCTGTCTAGACAACCTCCGTACATGCAGTTTAGAGAAGATAGAATCATTATGAAACCTGATTCTCTTTACCTTCCAAAAGTAGCTTCAAAATTTCATAGATTGCAGGAAGTTGTTCTACCTTCGTTCTGTCCTAATCCCACCAATGATAAGGAACGTAAATTCTATTCTCTAGATGTAAGAAGGTGTCTTCTTAGGTATATTTCAGCTACTAGCACTTGGAAGAAAGATAATTCCCTATTTGTATCCTTTCAGGGAGTTAGGGGCttagagtgtccaaaaacacactagctagatggatcagggaggcgatctctTTAGCTTATACAGCAGGTGTCATGCAGATCCCGTaaggtataaaagctcactccactcgagccatggctacttcctgggcggagagatcagaggtgtcgattgaagacatttgtaaggtggccacatggtcttctccatctactttccttaaagggactctatcacctgaatttggagggaacaattttcagtcatatgggcggggttttcgggtgtttgatacaccctttccttacccgctggctgcaatattggattgaagttcattctctgtcctccgtagtacatgcctgcacaaggcaatcttgccttacgcaggcgtgtactatggaggacagagaatgaacttcaatccaatattgcagccagcgggtaaggaaagggtgaatcaaacacccgaaaaaccctcccatatgactgaaaattgttccctccaaattcaggtgacagagtccctttaaacactaTAGACTGGATCTGGGTAGCTCCTCCgatctcacgtttgggagaagtgTGCTTGAggcagttgtccctccctagtctcttttacttctctgaaagtctctcgtggtgctgtcatggcgactgaataaatacgtaagctacttacaggtagcggtgtttttcaggagcccatgacagcacccttatattccctacccttttTTCTCGTATGGGTCAACACTTTTCCTTTAAGTGCTAAGTTTACTCACATGGTGAATTGTACCACATTTTAAGTTTATTATGTGCTACTAACCAGGGAggccctctcatgctctgtaaaccaactgatgcgggagagaagtGCCgcctttttatgtctgtaggtttcctgtccctgaagggcggatcccctctctcgtggtgctgtcatgggctcctgaaaaacaccgctaccggtaagtagcttacgtatttccaTCATTGCACTCCACCTTATTATGTCACTACAGATGAATTACGGTATGTGTATTACATTCACTTCCATGCAGTTTAGCAACTTTTGATCAAACATAGTCTTGAAATAAAAATTTCTCCATGTTTTCTTTTCCTCTATGCTATCAATTCCATGCAGCTTGAGTGCATTATCACTTGGACTTCTTGAATCTGTACCATCTCTACCTGCTTTCAAAAAAGATAGGAGGCCATATCTGTACAGTCAGCGAGGATGATCTGTCTACTTCACTATAActatgacaggatttttccatcAACCGTAGCGGTGATAAGCAGCCGTGATGGTGACATCCCTGGGGGTGCCTCACCACCTGGGATGCCCTGTAACAGTAAGCGGCCGACGCGGCAACAGTTAACAGGAAGCGCCCGCCACGGCGCACAGGTGAGGCGGCTCGTCGCTGACGTAAATCAGTTTACCTCAGCTCCCAGTGACGTGCAGATTTACCCGCTCTAAAAGCATATATTTTCGGACGTTCACGCTGAATTCGAGTGCGGGAAACACTTCCACATGGAGCGGTAAGTAGAAGCCATTCTTTGACCACATTTATGTGTAGTTAGCGACTACTAAAAGTTTGCATTTAGAGCCCGGTAcaggtttttttttccatcaacCGTAGCGGTGATAAGCAGCCGTGAGGGTGACATCCCTGGGGATGCCTCACCACCTGGGATGCCCTGTAACAGTAAGCGGCCGACGCGGCCAGGcttctggaagcgtcctcggtacgcctccagcggtttcccccgcatggaagtctgacactcgcctgaaatttttaaagtatgaaaatgtggattttcatccaaaattcaacTTTGAGTGACATTTATATTTCTGTTTCCCCCATAGCCACAAACGGACATCACTTACCTGCCCCAAGTGCCACAAAGTAACCAAATATATGTCCACGCATTTGAAAAGAGTGTGCCTGAGAACCGAGAGTGATTCTGAGGTACGAAATGCCTTAGCTACCGCCAAGGATACCCTTCAATGTATTGCGGAAAAGGGAACCAGTATCCAATTCAGCGACATCAAGCCTCTCAAATCCCTGTGGGAGACTGTCTCCTTTTTGGAAGGTCGCGGCTTCTTAGTAGTAAATAAGCCGAGTTTTGAGTCGCACGACACGCCATTAACCTGTGAGGGGCCCGCTCAGGAAGAAACAGGCCGTTCGGAGCCCTGCTCCATGCCCCTGGTGGAGCCAGATTCTCCTATGGCGGACACGCCTGCCAATTTACAGCCGGCAGGCGGGTTGGAGGGAGACCCATGCCCGGAGCCTGAACACACAGGGAGATTATCTGTCCACGTAGCCGATGAGGAGATCGTGGATGGCAGTGATCGAAGGATTCAGGCCAGGCAGTGGAAAAACAAAAAACGCCTCGCTACACAGACCGCCGGCTTGTACAAGCGCCATTCGATGGATCACCCCATCCTGAAGGGTTTCCACTCGTATCTATCGGTTACACTTGGGGTCCCCAACTGCCAACAGGAGGTATCGAACTTGGCTAGGTTCCTGTTCTTTATCAACCCAAAAGCTCTTACGCTGGAGTACGTTACAATGCCTAGCCGAGTAAACGAATATTTTGAAAAGCTGAGAAGCCTTCGACTATCGAGCCAGTCATCCCTCAGGATACTGAAGCATATTCGGAGGTTCACCACCTATCAGATGAGAGGCACAACGCTGAGCACCCAGGAACCTCAACTGTACCGAGCCTGCGAGGTTTTCATGGAGTTTACAATGGACCTACAAAAGTCACTGTACAGGGGAGTCTGCAGGGAGTCGGTCGGCAAAAGGTACCCGGTTCAAACGATCCACATATCGGCATGAATATCACACAATAACCGTGAATTACATCACACAATAACCGTGATTTTCTTCTTCCCACCCAGGTACGAAACACTGATGGAGCCCTCAAAGACACCGAAGGACTGCCAGAGAATACTGGAGAAGGCAAAGCCTAGATTTCAGGCGTGCCTAGCGGCTGTGCAAGATGGGGGATCCGACCTAGAACGCAGTGAAATCCTACTGTACCTCCAGGCCCTTCTAATTCTCAGAAATCTCCAAAGACCGGGCGTTGTTCGCAACATGACGGTAAGCCGTCAGACTCGGTGGGTCAGCGGCATCGGCTGAACCAGTACAATTATTTCCCCATTTTCCTTTCTTAGGTTTCAGAGTGGGATAGGAGGACCCATCACCTGTACTCCGGCAATCGCATGACTATTGTCGGTGTGAAGACACACAAGTGTGACTCGACTCAAGTAGCATCGTTCGTGCTTTCAGAGGAAGAGGAATCGGTAAGTTTTCACCGAGCCAGGGAACCCAGGCAACCCCACTCCACATGGGGAACAAACCCTTCTCTTGTCCCCATGTTAAATCTGTTGGAGGGGTGCTCTCTGGCTTTAGattaacatgtattttttttctctttttttcagtggTTCGAAGTGTACGCAAAATATGTAAGACCTGCCCTTACCACTGACCGACGGACCATCTCAAACTTTTTTGTGACAACTAACGGGAAGGTCGTTGTTAATCCATCCAATGCCCTCAAACAGTACCACGACCGGTAAGACAGTATCCACGTCAAGTGACCTACAGCCATGTGTAGTAACAGGTACTGACAATATTATACTCTCCTCCACAGTTACAAACTACCAAACATCACCAGCCAGATCGTACGACGTGTATGTGAAACATGGACTCTGTCACGATACTCCGATTCCGAAAAGCACCTGTTCGCCCGATACTTGGCACATACGAACGACATGGCTGAGAGAGTGTACCGAGAGAAGACCCTGACTGATATGTGTCATGCCCACGAGTTGGTAGTGAATTCGGGCAAGGATTAAGCCCTCCACCGacttccacaggggcgactattaagccctccaccGACttccgcaggctcctggaagcgtccccggtacacctccggcggcttcccccgcctggaagtctgacacacgcctgaaaatttcaaagtatgaaaatacgcattttcatccaaaaattcaactttccgcctgtgcaccgcaaacttcaccctcatttaggtcactgccctggggtgctttacaacatattgacgcccccctggggtggaagtaggggaaatgtgacatttttcacaaaatcggaaatttctcaaaatttttctaagtcccaaggactcttccagaaaatcttccccaggctcctggaagcgtccccggtacacctccggcggctgcccccgcctggaagtctgacacacgcctgaaaatttcaaagtatgaaaatacgcattttcatccaaaaattcaactttccccccgtgcaccgcaaacttcaccctcatttaggtcactgccctggggtgctttacaacatattgacgcccccctggggtggaagtaggggaaatgtgtaatttttcacaaaatcgagattttctcaaaaaatttctaagtcccaaggactcttccagaaaatcttccccaggctcctggaagcgtccccggtacacctctggcggctgcccccgcctggaagtctgacacacgcctgaaattttcaaagtatgaaaatacgcattttcatccaaaaattcaactttccgcccgtgccccgcaaacttcacccccacttaggtcactttgctggggtgcctcacaacatattgacgcccctttagggtggaagaaggggaaattttcatttttcacaaaatcggaaatttctcaaattttttctaagtcccgacagcggtctgacgtttttcaaagttttgagcactctgtttgttctcaaagttacaaaatcgctttttttcagttttccacccatcagacccaaacttcacccccacttaggtcactgtcttggGGCGCCTTactacatattgacgcccctttagggtggaagtaggggaaatgggtgatttttacacaaaatcggaaatttctcaaaatttttctaagtcccaaggactcttccagaaaatctcccccaggctcctggaagcgtccccggtacacctccggcggcttcccccgcctggaagtctgacacacgcctgaaatttttaaagtctgaaaatacgcattttcatccaaaaattcaactttccccccgtgcaccgcaaactttacccgcatttaggtcactgccttggggtgccttacaacatattgacgcccccctggggtggaagtaggggaaatgtgacatttttcacaaaatcggaaatttctcaaaatttttctaagtgtcaaggactcttccagaaaatctcccccaggctcctggaagcgtccccggtacgcctccggcggctgcccccgcctggaagtctgacacacgcctgaaattttcaaagtatgaaaatacgcattttcatccaaaaattcaactttccgcccgtgccccgcaaacttcacccccacttaggtcactttgctggggtgcctcacaacatattgacgcccctttagggtggaagaaggggaaattttcatttttcacaaaatcggaaatttctcaaattttttctaagtcccgacagcggtctgacgtttttcaaagttttgagctctctgtttgttctcaaagtcacaaaatcgctttttttcagttttccacccatcggacccaaacttcacccccacttaggtcactttgctggggtgcctcacaacatattgacgcccctttagggtggaagaaggggaaattttcatttttcacaaaatcggaaatttctcaaattttttctaagtcccaaggactcttccagaaaatcttccccaggctcctggaagcgtcccaggtacagctccggcggctgcccccgcctggaagtctgacacacgcctgaaattttcaaagtatgaaaatacgcattttcatccaaaaattcaactttccgcccgtgccccgcaaacttcacccccacttaggtcactttgctggggtgcctcacaacatattgacgcccctttagggtggaagaaggggaaattttcatttttcacaaaatcggaaatttctcaaattttttctaagtcccaaggacacttccagaaaatcttccccaggctcctggaagcgtccccggtacgcctccggcggctgcccccgcctggaagtccgacacacgcctgaaattttcaaagcatgaaaatacgcattttcatccaaaaattcaactttccccccgtgcaccgcaaactttacccgcatttaggtcactgcccttgggtgctttacaacatattgacgcccccctgtggtggaagtaggggaaatgtgacatttttcacaaaatcggaaatttctcaaaatttttctaagtgtcaaggactcttccagaaaatctcccccaggctcctggaagcgtcctcggtacagccccagcagtttctcccacctggaagtctgacatttttcagtgtgaaaacatggttttccgctccagtgtcatccgtccgcccatggaactctcgctttgaccccacttttggagattctctcggggcactcgggggcgactattaagccctccgccgacctccgcaggccgactattaagctttcctccgacctccacaggggcgactattaagcccccctccgaatattaagccctcctctcagagtccactcggccagtgactgaaccgtggcgagcggggtgtccgcaccccggcagcgcccaaagtgctccgccgcggtcatggctgtcgccaccgaagacggatcttgtttgttttgaccgggcagagttgtcgcgggcccggagtacggcgagcgtacggccccgggggttgatcaggcccccgtgcgtccggccgtggtctccgcgccccggagagggttcccgcttcccccctgcagcgatagaggggaggatacgcgtcggaggcgaacccttcggagggggggggaaggacaaaagcttgtctcgagggatgactttcaatagatcgcagcgaggggagctgctctgctacgtacgaaaccccgagacagaagcaggtcgtctacgaatgatttagcaccgggttcccagcgaaacttgcggtgcgctccgggagagaggcggcggggcttccggccgctctccggtccacggggcgtgcggcgttactcgccgggggctcgggggtcccccggctatccctggccgggatgggctcctcggcactgcggtatcgtcacgtttaggggggattctgacttagaggcgttcagtcataatcccacagatggtagcttcgccccattggctcctcagccaagcacacgcaccaaatgtctgaacctgcggttcctctcgtactgagcaggattgctattgcgacaacacatcatcagtagggtaaaactaacctgtctcacgacggtctaaacccagctcacattccctattagtgggtgaacaatccaacgcttggtgaattctgcttcacaatgataggaagagccgacatcgaaggatcaaaaagcgacgtcgctatgaacgcttggccgccacaagccagttatccctgtggtaacttttctgacacctcctgcttaaaacccaaaaagtcagaaggatcgtgaggccccgctttcacggtctgtattcatactgaaaatcaagatcaagcgagcttttgcccttctgctccacgggaggtttctggcctccctgagctcgccttaggacacctgcgttacggtttgacaggtgtaccgccccagtcaaactccccacctgccactgtccccggagcgggtcgcgcccccgcccagcccgcggcgtgggtagccggggaaggggggaaagtgcgcttggagccagaagcgagagcccctcgggactcgcctccccgcctcaccgggtaagtgaaaaaacgataagagtagtggtatttcaccggcggcatcccctttttcgacccccgggtgggggacgggacaggggcctcccacttattctacacctctcatgtctcttcaca
This window harbors:
- the LOC143776555 gene encoding uncharacterized protein LOC143776555; translation: MSTHLKRVCLRTESDSEVRNALATAKDTLQCIAEKGTSIQFSDIKPLKSLWETVSFLEGRGFLVVNKPSFESHDTPLTCEGPAQEETGRSEPCSMPLVEPDSPMADTPANLQPAGGLEGDPCPEPEHTGRLSVHVADEEIVDGSDRRIQARQWKNKKRLATQTAGLYKRHSMDHPILKGFHSYLSVTLGVPNCQQEVSNLARFLFFINPKALTLEYVTMPSRVNEYFEKLRSLRLSSQSSLRILKHIRRFTTYQMRGTTLSTQEPQLYRACEVFMEFTMDLQKSLYRGVCRESVGKRYETLMEPSKTPKDCQRILEKAKPRFQACLAAVQDGGSDLERSEILLYLQALLILRNLQRPGVVRNMTVSEWDRRTHHLYSGNRMTIVGVKTHKCDSTQVASFVLSEEEESVSFHRAREPRQPHSTWGTNPSLVPMLNLLEGCSLALD